From a single Lolium rigidum isolate FL_2022 chromosome 7, APGP_CSIRO_Lrig_0.1, whole genome shotgun sequence genomic region:
- the LOC124679284 gene encoding 2-oxoglutarate-dependent dioxygenase DAO-like, which translates to MVAIPVIDLRLAGARPEESARLRDACERLGCFRVSGHGVPAALQAEMKAAVRALFDLPDDAKRRNTDSVVGSGYVAPSPANPLYEAFGLWDAAVSADVDAFCARLDAPPHSREAVRSYADAMHALIVDVAGKVASSLGLVEGHPFQDWPCQFRINRYNYTQDTVGSSGVQIHTDSGFLTVLQEDDCVGGLEVLDPAAGEFVPVDPLPGTFLVNIGDVGTAWSNGRLHTVKHRVQCVAPVPRISIAMFLLAPKDDRVCAPEAFVDAEHPRRFKPFNYDDYRKLRLSTGERAGEALARMAA; encoded by the exons ATGGTGGCGATCCCGGTGATCGACCTGCGGCTCGCCGGCGCCCGGCCCGAGGAGTCGGCGCGGCTGCGGGACGCGTGCGAGCGCCTGGGCTGCTTCCGCGTGTCCGGCCACGGCGTGCCCGCCGCGCTCCAGGCCGAGATGAAGGCCGCCGTGCGCGCGCTCTTCGACCTCCCCGACGACGCCAAGCGCCGCAACACGGACTCCGTCGTCGGCAGCGGCTACGTCGCCCCCAGCCCCGCCAACCCGCTCTACGAGGCCTTCGGCCTCTGGGACGCCGCCGTCTCCGCCGACGTCGACGCCTTCTGCGCCCGCCTCGACGCGCCGCCCCACTCCAG GGAGGCCGTCAGGAGCTACGCCGATGCGATGCACGCGCTGATCGTGGACGTCGCCGGCAAGGTGGCGTCGAGCCTCGGGCTGGTGGAGGGCCACCCGTTCCAGGACTGGCCGTGCCAGTTCCGCATCAACAGGTACAACTACACGCAGGACACCGTGGGCTCCTCGGGCGTGCAGATCCACACCGACTCCGGCTTCCTCACCGTGCTCCAGGAGGACGACTGCGTCGGCGGCCTCGAGGTGCTGGACCCCGCCGCCGGCGAGTTCGTCCCCGTCGACCCCCTCCCCGGCACGTTCCTCGTCAACATCGGCGACGTCGGCACG GCGTGGAGCAACGGGAGGCTGCACACCGTGAAGCACCGGGTGCAGTGCGTGGCGCCGGTGCCGCGCATCTCGATCGCCATGTTCCTGCTCGCGCCCAAGGACGACAGGGTGTGCGCGCCGGAGGCGTTCGTCGACGCGGAGCACCCACGCCGGTTCAAGCCTTttaactacgacgactacaggaaGCTCCGGCTGTCAACAGGGGAGCGCGCCGGCGAGGCGCTCGCTCGGATGGCGGCGTGA